TTGCAATGACAACCATCTCGGCCTGCCCACCCGGTAAGAAGGCCAATAAAGCATCAAGCGAGGGCGCAAGATCCAGACGGGTAATGATGACAAAGAACCCAAACGAGATCAGTCCAAGCAGGACTGAATAGAGGATCCCGGCCATGACGTTCACGCGGATTTCTCGGCTGGTGATGCCGACATATTTTACGCCAACGGCGATGCCGATGAAGAACTGCGCGGCTTGGATGATCTCGGCCGGGGGCCGGGTCTCGATCACCCCTGCCAAAGACAATGCAGAGGACACGATCATTGGGCCCAAGATTGACGCACCAAACAGGCCGATCCGCTCGAAGAATTTCCAACCGACCAAGCCTGCCGCGACCATGATCGCGATCTGAGAAGGCGATACGGACGACATTGGCAGTCCGGGCGCGACGCTCAGATCCAGCCCCCAGACAAACTGCATCAAGACAGGCGCGCAGCTGACCAGAACGACGACACGGGTCGCATGGATCAGGGACAGGGCGCGTGGGTCGCCGCCGGCTTCTTCGCCGAAGATCAACATGTCTTGAAGCCCACCAGGCATGGCGCTGTACCAAGATGTGACGGGGTCCAATCCGAACACATAGCGAAGCAAGGGATATCCCAGCACCGCGATCACCGCGATGAAAAGTGGTACGAAGATCAAGGAACTGGCGATCTCGGGCATACGGCCAAGCAACTCGGGGGTGATCGAGCTGCCGACGGCGACCCCAAGAAACGTTCGCATGAACATGCCAAACTGCCCCGCGCCTGTAAGGTGCAATCCGCCAAGCGCGGCAATCAGGCAGGCAAACATCGGGCCCAGCAGAAACGGCAAAGGCAGCCCGAGGATATAGAACCCCAGACTGCCTGTACCGGCGATAAAAAAGGTCAACGCACGCGACATGTGCTTACCCGTGTACCTCATACAGCATCCGTATCAATCGCCCTCGGCCACACCTTCTTGGCGTGCCTTGGCACGGCGTGCGCGGTAGCTTGGGATGACCACCAGAAGAACCGCGATCACCAACAGGCCAAGGGTCATTGGCCGGTCGACGATGAACCCGATCCCATCATACAGCTGCATCGAGCGCGAGAAGTTGTCTTCCAACATACCGCCCAGAATGAAGCCAATCAGCAGTGGGGCCAGCGGATAGTCCGCGAACTTCAGGACCGTCGCACAAATTCCCATACCAACAAGGATCAAAAGCTCGGTCGCATTGTTCTGCCCGATATAGCTGCCCATCAGCGTGAAGAACAGGATGAACGGGATCAGATAGGTCCGCGGGATGGTCAGAACCTTGGCGATATAGGGGATCAGCGGCAGGTTCAGGATCAACAGCACAAGGTTGCCGATATACATCGAGATGATGACCGCCCAGAAAATCTGCGGCTCGTCGATCATCAGGCGCGGGCCCGGCGTAACGTTCAGCGCGATCAGTGCGCCCAGTAGGATCGCCGTGGTGCCCGAACCGGGAATACCCAGTGTCAGAAGCGGCACGAACGACCCGGTACAGGCGGCGTTGTTCGCAGTCTCGGGTGCAGCAAGCCCCTTGATGGACCCTTTGCCGAACTCTTCCTGCTCTTCTTTGGTCGCAATGTTGCGTTCCACTGCGTAGCCAAGGAACGAGGCGATGGTAGCCCCTGCCCCCGGCAAAACGCCGATGAAGAAGCCTTGGATCGACTGGCGACCAATGACCGGGGCAATCTTGCGCCCCTCTTCACGGGTGATGCGCAGGTTCTCGATCTTGCCGCTGCTGCCTTGGGCCGACCGTTTCGGATTCAAAACCAGAAACAGCGCTTCAGGAAGGGCAAACATTGCCATGGCCAGCGTGATGAAGCTGAAGCCTGACTGCAGGTCCATCAGACCCATGGTGAAGCGCGGCATGTTGAACAGAGCGCCCTCGCCCACTGTTGCCATGACCAGTCCAAGCAAGGTCATCAGGATGGCCTTACCCACGTTTCCGGTCCCCGCAAAGGCCGCGATGGCCGACAGGCCGACGACCATCAGCGCGAAATACTCGGCCGAGTGGAACAAGAGCGCGACTGTCGACAACATGGGGGCGAAGATCATCAGAAGCAGCGCCCCGATGCTGCCGCCCGCGAACGAGGCGATTGCCGCAATGGTCAGGGCCTTACCGGCCTGCCCATTGCGCGCCATCGGATAGCCATCGAAACTTGATGCCACCGTGCCCGCCACACCGGGGGCATTCAGCAGGATGGACGAGGTTGAACCGCCGAAAATTGCGCCGTAGTAGACACCGGCCAACAGGATGATCGCTGCCGACGGATCACCGATTGTGATGGCGACGGGGATCATGATGGCGATGATCGACATCGGGCCCAGACCCGGCAGCATGCCGATAAAGGTGCCGATCAGACAGCCTGCGATCACCATCAAAAGGTTTTGGATTGAGAATGCGGCGCCAAGGCCGATCAGAAGTCCTTCGATCATGTCTCAGCTCCTTAGAAAAAGAATGGCCAGGGGCGCAGGAAGATGCCCAGCACCTCGTCCACCAGATACCAGACAACAAAGCTGGCGATGGCCGCGACAGGCAGCAGGATATGGAACTTGCGTTCGCCCAAAGTGAACGACCCGCAGCTTAGGAAGGCAAAGGTCGCAAACAGGAAGCCAGCGGGGCGCAACAAGAGTGCATAGGCAACCATCAAACCCAGCAGCGTTAGCGCTTGACCCAGATGATAGTCCCCCAGACGCCGGTAATCGATGTCAGGCTCTTGGTCGCTTTCCGGGGATTTTTCCAACCCCAGCAGGATGACCAGAGACGTCGCAATCGTCAGCACTGCCAGAACTTTTGGAAAGGTGCTTGGCCAGATCGGGTTGCGTTGCATGAACGGCGGCAGAGACCCGTCCATTGTGAAGAATGCGGCATAGCCATAGGCCAGTGCGGCGCTCAGAATGACGAATGCTACCCAGCGGTCCAGTGCCATTGTCCCCTCCCTTGGAAAATGGGCAACCGGCCCAGAATAGGCCGGTTGCGTTAGTGCGTGATCGGCTTAAAGGAAGCCCAGCTTCTTCATCAGGTCACCAATGACCTGTTCCTGACCTTCCAGGAAGGTTCTGAAATCATCGCCCGAGTTGTGGATGTTGACCCAGCCGTTGCGTGCACGCACGGCTTCCCATTCAGGGGTGTCATACATCTTGGTGATGGCCTCTTGGTACATAGCCACCTTGTCGGCCGGCAGTCCAGGGGCACCGAAGAAACCGCGCCAGTTGACGAAGGTGGTGTCGATCCCCTGCTCTTTCATGGTCGGCGCATCATAGGCCGCGACGCGGTCATCCGCGGTCACGCCCAGGATTTTGACCTCGCCTGCTTCGGCCAAGGCGACCGCTTCCGAGAACCCGGTCGACAGAGCTGCGATTTCGCCCGACAGCAGCGCTGCCATGGCTTTACCGCCTGCGTCATAGGGGATGTATTTCACGGCCAGCGCGTCTTTGCCCGCGGCCTCCATCACCATGGCGGCAACCAGATGGTCCATGCCACCCGGAACCGAACCACCACCGATGGCCGTGCCAGATGCATCCGCGTCAAACGCGGCCAGCAGATCGCCCATCGAATTCAGGGGGCTGTCCTTGCCAACAACGATGGCGGCATAGTCGCCGATGGTGCCCGAGACCAAGGTCAGGTCACGGAAGTTGTGCGGGAACACGCCAGTCAGCGAACGGATCACGATCGGGGTCGAGTTGACCATCAGCGTGCCGTGCTGGCTGTCTGCGTTTTCGATCAGATAGCCGATGGCTTTACCACCGCCGCCACCCGACATGTTTTCGTAGGATGCGGTGCCAACCAGACCAGCGCCGGTCAAGGCTTCGCCGGTTCCACGCGCGGTGCCGTCCCAGCCGCCGCCTGCGCCACCGGGGATCAGGAAGTGAATGCTGTCAACGACCTTGTGGCCGTCAGCAAAAACCGGGGCAGCAAGGCTCAGCGATGCAGCAGCTGCGATAAAGGCGCGACGGCCCAATTTGAATTTCATGTTTATGTCCTCCCATTTGACATTGGCGACACTTGCCGCTCATGTCGGAAGAGGGTGACGATCTAAGCTGACACAAAGCTGACACGACTAAAAAACGAGCAAAAAGAGAAAACCTTACATGCGATTCCTGCTGATCGAGGACAACAAACAACTAGCCGAAGCTGTCGTGGACAGGCTGATGCTGGATGGTCATGTCGTCGACCATGCACCCGACATTCAGACCGGGCATGACTTCACGGCGACAACTGCTTATGACTTGATATTACTGGATATTATGCTTCCCGACGGAGACGGGCGAAGCTTTCTGGCGCAGCATCGCAAGCAAGAAGAAAGCACGCCAGTCATCGTGTTGACCGCGCGCTCGGAAGTTGCGGATCGCGTGGGTCTTCTTGATCTTGGCGCCGATGATTACATGGTCAAACCGATCGACTTTTCCGAGCTGGAAGCACGTTGCCGCGCGGTCATGCGCCGCCGTGGCGGTGCGGCACAAAACCTGCTGACCCTTGGAAACCTCCACTTCGATTCGCTGTCAGGCACGCTCAAACTGGCCGATCGAGACATCCAACTTCGCACCCGCGAGCTGCGCCTTTTCGAGGTTTTGGCAAACGCGCCCGGACAGGTTTTTTCGAAATCAACGCTGGTGGACCGGCTGTTTTCCTATGACGAAGACGTCACGGAAAATGCGATCGAAGTGTATATCGGGCGGCTACGTCGGCACCTCGAGGCCTCGACGGTGATGATCACGACCATTCGCGGACTTGGCTACAAGTTAGAGATCGAATGAGCACACCGGTTGCACATGGCTCGCTTCGTCGCAGGCTTTTGCTATCGTTGCTGGCAAGTGCGGCTGTTTTGGCAATTGTTGTCTATTTCGTTGTGCAATCCGTCGCTCGGCAGGTCGCGCAGGAAAGTCAGGATAATGTGCTGACAGCGTCTGCCCTGTCTATTCTTGATAGTGCCCGATTGAACGGAGGAGAGATCAGCATCGACCTGCCCTACTCTGCCCTTTCCATGCTGGACAGCATCTCGGACGAACGCGTATTCTATGCCATCCGCCTTGAGGACGAATTTCTGAGCGGCTATGCCGATTTGCCGGAAGCGAAAGAGAACGACGCTGCAACGCCGGCCTATCTATCTGCCATGTTCCTTGGTGAAGAGGTCCGCGTTGCCACGGTCAGACGACGGATGTCGACGGATACCGGTCGAAGCTTTCTTAAGGTTTCGGTCGCACAGACACTTTCGGGGCAGAAACAGGCCCTTGCACGGATCTCGCGGACGTCAATGGGGATCGGGGCCGGGTTCTTCCTTGTGTCGGTGGTGCTGGCGGCGCTCATCTCGCGCAGTACGATCCGCCCGTTGGATCGCCTGACGGAATCGGTTTCGCGCAGAGGTCCAAAAGATCTGCGCCCTGTCGCAGCCCCCGTGCCATCCGAGATGGTGCCGCTGGTCGCGTCACTGAACTCCTTCATGCGTCGCTTGCAGCAATCCCTTATGCGATCCGAGGACTTCATCGCGGAAGCCGCGCACCGAGTCCGTACGCCTTTGGCAGTCGTCCGAACCAAAGCCGAGGTCGCGCAACGCAAATCCGATGATCCCGAGACCCGCAAGGCGCTGAAGGAAATGATATACGCCATCGACGAGAGTTCGCGCACGGCTGGACAGCTTCTGGATCATGCCATGGTGACGTTCCGGTTGGATCACTTGGCCCGGGAAGAGATCAACCTTCATCGTCTGGTGCAGGATACTGTTGAAAGAATGCGGCCAACATCGGAACTGAAGGACATCACGCTCGAAACGATCGGGATGGACAACGCCGTCATCAAGGGCGACCCGATCCTTGTGCAGAACGCCCTTCACAACCTTCTGGACAACGCCGTGAAGTACTCGCCTTCCGGCGCTGAAATCCACGTGGCCCTGAACGTCGGCGCACACGGCGCGGACGTGAGTGTCAAAGACACCGGCCCCGGTTTTCTGACCGATGAGCTTGGCGAGCTTCCGAAACGGTTTGTGCGCGGTGCGAATACGCAGACAATCATCGGTTCCGGCCTAGGGCTTACCATCGCGAAAGAGGTGGTCGAGGCGCATGGTGGCACTTTGCAGATTAGTAACAACTCAGGAGGCGGCGCATGCGTCAGTTTGCTCTTTCCCTTTTCCTGATCTTCACCGCCGGATGGGCCGGCGCCTTCGAGGCCGAAGACGTCGCGCGGTTTGGCCCATCAGATAGTGAACGGGAGCTGCGGATCATTTCGACCGCCGATATCGCGTTTATCAAGCCGATGATCTCGTCCTTCCTTGCATCAGATCCCGGAATAGCCATCGAGTACACGGTTGTTGGCTCGTCAGAGCTTCAAAAGGCCATTGTCGACGAGGGCGAAGCCTTTGATGTGGCAATCTCAAGCGCAATGGACCTGCAAACAAAACTGGCCAATGATGGCTGGGCCCAAAGCTTCACATCCGAGGCCACCAGCTCCCTTCCAAGTTGGGCTGTGTGGAATGACATGCTGTTCGCATTCACGCAGGAACCGGCTGCAATCGTGGTGTCCAAGTCGGGCTTCGGCGACATTCCCCTTCCCGAAAGCAGAAACGATCTGATCAACCTTCTGCGGCAACACCCCGAGCTTTTCCGCGGCAGGGTCGGCACCTATGACGTGCGCCAGTCTGGACTTGGCTATCTGTTCGCGACCCAAGACACGCGCGCCTCCGAGATCTATTGGCGCCTGACCGAGGTCATGGGTGGGCTTGATGCGCAGCTGTTCTGCTGTTCGTCCGATATGATCGACGCGGTCAAATCCGGTGATCTGCTAATCGCCTACAACGTCCTTGGAAGTTATGCGATCAACCGCGAGGATCGGGATGAATTCGCCATCATCCTGCCCTCGGACTTTACAACGGTTATGTTGCGCACTGCGCTGATCCCCAGCAACGCGCCGTCTTCTGAACTCGCGGCCCTATTTCTGGATCACCTGATGACAAGATCGCATGGACAGGATGCTCAGGTTTTGACCAACCCAGCGCTTGATCTCAGCCAGAATGAAGCTGCCTTGAATCGCATTCGGATCGGTCCCGGGCTTCTTGTGTTCCTGGACCAACTCAAGAAACGCGCGTTCCTTTCAGAATGGGAGAGCGCCATTTTGCAGAAGTGAGGCGATCGTAGATGTGTGTTTGCCATTCGACTTCCGAGTGTCGCGCCTACTCTTCCTTTCTCTCGACCCTCAAACTCAACGCAGCAAGCGCCTGCCTTGCGTGCTGATCAAGGAGCGACCGTCATACATGACCGACATGGTTTGGTTTTCAGATGATGAGAAGATACGAACTGAGCGGCTCAATCTAATGACCCCAGCATCGTCCAGCGTAGCGGTAAGATCCGACTATAGCACGTCCAATGACGTCTTTACCCGGTCCATGACAATCGAGGTTTTGAAACGGCTAATGTTGGACGCATCAAAAAAGTGCTCTTGGGTGAAGGCCTCGTATTCCTTGATATCGCGCACCGACAGGATCAGCAGAAAATCAGCTTCGCCCGTGGTGTAGTAGCATTGCTGCACGGATGGCGCAGTGCGCATCTTTTTCTTGAATGCTTCAAGCTGTTGGCGATTCTCACGTTCCAGAATGACCTCGACAATCACCGTCAGATCCCGATCTAGTTTCTTCGGAGACAAGACGGCAATCTCGCGTTCAATCACGCCGGTTTCTTTCAGCTTTTTCAAACGCTTCTGAACGGCCGCCGAGGAAAGACCCACCCGTTCGCTGATGGTCTCGGCGGTCAGGCGGGCGTTGGTTTGAACCAGCCTCAGAATATGCAGGTCTTTGTCATCCATGATCTGAAAATCATCACTATTTTTGCGAATTGCAATCTGTTTCAGAACTATTCCACAAAACTAAGATGTATACCGTCCCCATATACCCGTTAGGATTATCCCAAGAGAATTGGGAGGTATGCGTGGATCACTTGATTGATTTGCGGCGTCAGCTTCATCGCCAACCGGAGCTGGGCTTTCAGGAAGAGAACACCAAGAAGCTGGTGGCCAGTCATCTGCGTGACCTCGGGATCGAGGTGCACGAGGGCATTGGCGTCGTGGGCGTTTTGCGCAAGGGCAATGGCAACCGTGCCATTGGATTGCGGGCGGACATGGATGCGCTTCCGATCTTTGAGAACACCGACCATGGCTATCCATCCGAGACACCCGGCGTGATGCATGCGTGTGGCCATGACGGGCACATGACCATGTTGCTGGGTGCGGCCGAAACACTGGCGAATGATGCCGATTTTGATGGCACCGTGATCTTCCTGTTCCAACCGAACGAGGAACACGGGCTGGGCGCGCAGGCCATGATCGACGAAGGCGTGTTGACGCGTTTCCCCGTGGACGAGGTCTATGCCATTCACAACTTGCCCGGTGCGCCTGTGGGTCAGGTGTCCACTCGCCCCGGCCTGATTTGCAGCAGTGAAAGCCTGTTTGAAATCACCATCCACGGTCAGGGCGGCCATGCCTCGATGCCTCAGGTCGGCGTAGACGCGATTACTGTCGGGTCAGAGCTGGTGCTGGCCCTGCAAACCATCGTGGCACGCAAACTGTCCCCCGGTGCGGGCGTTGTGGTTTCGGTGACGGAATTCGTGACCGACGGACAGCGCAACGTGTTGCCGGGACAGGCCGTGCTGAAAGGCGACGTCCGCGCCCGCGCGCCCGAGGACCGTCTGGCCGTAGAACGCTTCATGCGCCAGATTACCGATGGCGTGGCAGCGGCACATGGGGTGACTGCGACGGTTCAGTTCCAGACCGAATTCATTGAAACCATCAATGCCGTCGGCCCAACACAGGCCGTCTGTCGCGCGGCCACTGCTGCCGGATGCGACGTGATCCCGGATCGCCAACCGATGAGCTTTTCTGAAGATTTCGCCCATTTCGCCGCTGCCGTCCCCGGCTGCTTCCTGCTTTTGGGCAACGGGACCGAAGGCGCGCATGGCAAGCCCCTGCACGCCTCAGATTATGATTTCAACGACGCGCTGTTGCCCATCGGCACCGCGTTTTGGACCAAACTTGTGCAGGACCGCCTGCCCTCTCGAAAGGACTGATCATGAAGGATATTTTCAGCACGGCGCCCCTGCACCACACGGCTGGATCGCCTGCCCCATCTAAAGCCGCGTTCAGTGTTCTGTCTGAACAGGACTTCGCAAACGCCTGTAGTGAAATCATGGCGTGGGAAGGGTATGAAGCAACGCCGCTTGTGTCACTGGCCGGGTTGGCAGAACAGTTGGGCGTTGCACGGATCGACTATAAAAACGAAGGCCCCCGTTTTGGGCTGGGCAGCTTCAAGGCGCTGGGCGGATCGTACGCCGCACTGCGTGTCTTGCAACGCGAGCTGAGCGCCAAACTGGGCCGCGAAATCAGCCTTGAAGAAATCCGCAATGGCGACCACCGCGACGCCTGCGCTCAGATTACGCTGGTCTCGGCCACGGATGGCAATCACGGGCGGTCTTTGGCGTGGGGCTGTCAGCGCTTTGGCGCACCCTGCCGCATCTATATCCATGCCGAGGTCAGCGAAGGCCGCGCCGAGGCGATGCGCGATCTGGGTGCCCACGTGATCCGTATCGACGGCGACTATGACGAATCCGTGGTCTTGGCGAAAACCGAAGCCGAGCAGAATGGCTGGTTCGTCGTGTCTGATACCTCGTGGGAAGGCTATACTGAGCCGCCGCGCGACGTGATGGCCGGCTACAGTGTCATGACCCGCGAGATCTGCGAGACACTGGAGGACGCGCCAACCCACGTCTTCCTGCAGGGCGGCGTCGGCGGGCTTGCGGCCTCGGTCGCGGCGGGATTGCGGCAGTTCTATAAAGACGCTTCGCCCCGTGTGGTCATCGTTGAACCGGATCTGGCTGCCTGTCTGTTTGACAGTGCTAAAGCGGGCAAGGCCACCACATTTGCAATCGCCGAAGAAACCATCATGGCGGG
The Aliiroseovarius pelagivivens DNA segment above includes these coding regions:
- a CDS encoding AbrB family transcriptional regulator, which produces MRYTGKHMSRALTFFIAGTGSLGFYILGLPLPFLLGPMFACLIAALGGLHLTGAGQFGMFMRTFLGVAVGSSITPELLGRMPEIASSLIFVPLFIAVIAVLGYPLLRYVFGLDPVTSWYSAMPGGLQDMLIFGEEAGGDPRALSLIHATRVVVLVSCAPVLMQFVWGLDLSVAPGLPMSSVSPSQIAIMVAAGLVGWKFFERIGLFGASILGPMIVSSALSLAGVIETRPPAEIIQAAQFFIGIAVGVKYVGITSREIRVNVMAGILYSVLLGLISFGFFVIITRLDLAPSLDALLAFLPGGQAEMVVIAIIAGSDLAYVVTHHIFRIVIVVLLAPVIGRRFPKL
- a CDS encoding tripartite tricarboxylate transporter permease, with product MIEGLLIGLGAAFSIQNLLMVIAGCLIGTFIGMLPGLGPMSIIAIMIPVAITIGDPSAAIILLAGVYYGAIFGGSTSSILLNAPGVAGTVASSFDGYPMARNGQAGKALTIAAIASFAGGSIGALLLMIFAPMLSTVALLFHSAEYFALMVVGLSAIAAFAGTGNVGKAILMTLLGLVMATVGEGALFNMPRFTMGLMDLQSGFSFITLAMAMFALPEALFLVLNPKRSAQGSSGKIENLRITREEGRKIAPVIGRQSIQGFFIGVLPGAGATIASFLGYAVERNIATKEEQEEFGKGSIKGLAAPETANNAACTGSFVPLLTLGIPGSGTTAILLGALIALNVTPGPRLMIDEPQIFWAVIISMYIGNLVLLILNLPLIPYIAKVLTIPRTYLIPFILFFTLMGSYIGQNNATELLILVGMGICATVLKFADYPLAPLLIGFILGGMLEDNFSRSMQLYDGIGFIVDRPMTLGLLVIAVLLVVIPSYRARRAKARQEGVAEGD
- a CDS encoding tripartite tricarboxylate transporter TctB family protein, whose product is MALDRWVAFVILSAALAYGYAAFFTMDGSLPPFMQRNPIWPSTFPKVLAVLTIATSLVILLGLEKSPESDQEPDIDYRRLGDYHLGQALTLLGLMVAYALLLRPAGFLFATFAFLSCGSFTLGERKFHILLPVAAIASFVVWYLVDEVLGIFLRPWPFFF
- a CDS encoding tripartite tricarboxylate transporter substrate binding protein, which gives rise to MKFKLGRRAFIAAAASLSLAAPVFADGHKVVDSIHFLIPGGAGGGWDGTARGTGEALTGAGLVGTASYENMSGGGGGKAIGYLIENADSQHGTLMVNSTPIVIRSLTGVFPHNFRDLTLVSGTIGDYAAIVVGKDSPLNSMGDLLAAFDADASGTAIGGGSVPGGMDHLVAAMVMEAAGKDALAVKYIPYDAGGKAMAALLSGEIAALSTGFSEAVALAEAGEVKILGVTADDRVAAYDAPTMKEQGIDTTFVNWRGFFGAPGLPADKVAMYQEAITKMYDTPEWEAVRARNGWVNIHNSGDDFRTFLEGQEQVIGDLMKKLGFL
- a CDS encoding response regulator transcription factor is translated as MRFLLIEDNKQLAEAVVDRLMLDGHVVDHAPDIQTGHDFTATTAYDLILLDIMLPDGDGRSFLAQHRKQEESTPVIVLTARSEVADRVGLLDLGADDYMVKPIDFSELEARCRAVMRRRGGAAQNLLTLGNLHFDSLSGTLKLADRDIQLRTRELRLFEVLANAPGQVFSKSTLVDRLFSYDEDVTENAIEVYIGRLRRHLEASTVMITTIRGLGYKLEIE
- a CDS encoding sensor histidine kinase, with the protein product MSTPVAHGSLRRRLLLSLLASAAVLAIVVYFVVQSVARQVAQESQDNVLTASALSILDSARLNGGEISIDLPYSALSMLDSISDERVFYAIRLEDEFLSGYADLPEAKENDAATPAYLSAMFLGEEVRVATVRRRMSTDTGRSFLKVSVAQTLSGQKQALARISRTSMGIGAGFFLVSVVLAALISRSTIRPLDRLTESVSRRGPKDLRPVAAPVPSEMVPLVASLNSFMRRLQQSLMRSEDFIAEAAHRVRTPLAVVRTKAEVAQRKSDDPETRKALKEMIYAIDESSRTAGQLLDHAMVTFRLDHLAREEINLHRLVQDTVERMRPTSELKDITLETIGMDNAVIKGDPILVQNALHNLLDNAVKYSPSGAEIHVALNVGAHGADVSVKDTGPGFLTDELGELPKRFVRGANTQTIIGSGLGLTIAKEVVEAHGGTLQISNNSGGGACVSLLFPFS
- a CDS encoding ABC transporter substrate-binding protein gives rise to the protein MRQFALSLFLIFTAGWAGAFEAEDVARFGPSDSERELRIISTADIAFIKPMISSFLASDPGIAIEYTVVGSSELQKAIVDEGEAFDVAISSAMDLQTKLANDGWAQSFTSEATSSLPSWAVWNDMLFAFTQEPAAIVVSKSGFGDIPLPESRNDLINLLRQHPELFRGRVGTYDVRQSGLGYLFATQDTRASEIYWRLTEVMGGLDAQLFCCSSDMIDAVKSGDLLIAYNVLGSYAINREDRDEFAIILPSDFTTVMLRTALIPSNAPSSELAALFLDHLMTRSHGQDAQVLTNPALDLSQNEAALNRIRIGPGLLVFLDQLKKRAFLSEWESAILQK
- a CDS encoding Lrp/AsnC family transcriptional regulator gives rise to the protein MDDKDLHILRLVQTNARLTAETISERVGLSSAAVQKRLKKLKETGVIEREIAVLSPKKLDRDLTVIVEVILERENRQQLEAFKKKMRTAPSVQQCYYTTGEADFLLILSVRDIKEYEAFTQEHFFDASNISRFKTSIVMDRVKTSLDVL
- a CDS encoding amidohydrolase: MDHLIDLRRQLHRQPELGFQEENTKKLVASHLRDLGIEVHEGIGVVGVLRKGNGNRAIGLRADMDALPIFENTDHGYPSETPGVMHACGHDGHMTMLLGAAETLANDADFDGTVIFLFQPNEEHGLGAQAMIDEGVLTRFPVDEVYAIHNLPGAPVGQVSTRPGLICSSESLFEITIHGQGGHASMPQVGVDAITVGSELVLALQTIVARKLSPGAGVVVSVTEFVTDGQRNVLPGQAVLKGDVRARAPEDRLAVERFMRQITDGVAAAHGVTATVQFQTEFIETINAVGPTQAVCRAATAAGCDVIPDRQPMSFSEDFAHFAAAVPGCFLLLGNGTEGAHGKPLHASDYDFNDALLPIGTAFWTKLVQDRLPSRKD
- a CDS encoding diaminopropionate ammonia-lyase produces the protein MKDIFSTAPLHHTAGSPAPSKAAFSVLSEQDFANACSEIMAWEGYEATPLVSLAGLAEQLGVARIDYKNEGPRFGLGSFKALGGSYAALRVLQRELSAKLGREISLEEIRNGDHRDACAQITLVSATDGNHGRSLAWGCQRFGAPCRIYIHAEVSEGRAEAMRDLGAHVIRIDGDYDESVVLAKTEAEQNGWFVVSDTSWEGYTEPPRDVMAGYSVMTREICETLEDAPTHVFLQGGVGGLAASVAAGLRQFYKDASPRVVIVEPDLAACLFDSAKAGKATTFAIAEETIMAGLSCGEPSEMAWEILSEEAADFLTIPDSIVAPTVRLLANGETGDEVVEAGESAVAGLAAVIAARQDQALSETLGLDETSRVLLIGSEGVTDPAIFEAIMAGADHV